In a single window of the Micromonospora sp. WMMD1155 genome:
- a CDS encoding Uma2 family endonuclease, translating to MTAAPILPERHEWTVDDLGDLPKDLPYELINGRLIVPSPTPLHQFICGRVMFALELACPDDFFVSMDQSLSIDRRNEPRPDVVVIRVEQANRSPVPVQDALLAVEVISPDSTIRDRHEKVRIYANAGVAAYWVIDPLREKVTFTELLLSPKGGYEPSVETDGLVTIDRPWKVTLDLPAWTQRRQEVLARTKR from the coding sequence ATGACCGCGGCCCCGATCCTGCCCGAACGGCACGAGTGGACGGTCGACGACCTCGGTGACCTGCCGAAGGACCTTCCGTACGAACTGATCAACGGAAGGTTGATCGTGCCGTCCCCCACACCGCTGCACCAGTTCATCTGCGGTCGCGTCATGTTCGCCCTGGAACTCGCCTGCCCGGACGACTTCTTCGTCAGCATGGACCAGTCGCTCTCGATCGATCGCCGTAACGAGCCGCGGCCGGACGTGGTGGTGATCCGGGTCGAGCAGGCCAACCGGTCACCCGTGCCGGTGCAGGACGCCCTGCTCGCGGTCGAGGTGATTTCACCCGACTCCACCATTCGTGATCGGCACGAGAAGGTCCGCATCTACGCCAATGCAGGCGTCGCCGCGTACTGGGTGATCGACCCTTTGCGGGAGAAGGTCACCTTTACCGAACTCCTACTCAGCCCCAAGGGCGGCTACGAGCCCAGCGTGGAGACCGACGGTCTGGTCACCATCGACCGCCCGTGGAAGGTGACCCTGGACCTGCCGGCGTGGACGCAGCGCCGGCAGGAGGTCCTCGCGCGGACGAAGCGGTGA
- a CDS encoding ammonium transporter: MPEAPTIDGANTTWLLVSTALVLLMTPGLALFYGGLNRAKGVLNMMMMSFSAIGLISILWWFYGFSVAFGADVNGFWGDPGAYLGTKTFLAETDLWGATAENPSGIGVPLYVFMAFQMVFAVITVALISGAIADRAKFAGWLLFAFGWATLVYFPVAHWVWGGGIIGGDIHALDFAGGTAVHINAGAAALAVALVLGKRLGWPREGMKPHNIPLVALGAGLLWFGWFGFNAGSELTVDSVAGLAFINTQLATAAAVLGWIAVEWVKTRKPTMVGASSGAVAGLVAITPACGFIAPWASVLLGIVAGAVCALAVSLKYKLGYDDSLDVVGVHFVGGWIGSLWLGLFATNSVNAAITDVVGASDGLFYGGGVTQLGRQALAGLIVTVWSFGIAWVLAFVIEKTMGFRVKAEAEVEGIDIGEHAESGYDLSPAGGGAGGAFAMAGIGTPGGGATSGAKPEAEPAEPVSEKVAG; the protein is encoded by the coding sequence GTGCCTGAAGCACCGACGATCGACGGCGCCAATACCACGTGGCTGCTGGTTTCGACCGCGCTCGTGCTGCTCATGACCCCCGGACTGGCGCTGTTCTACGGCGGCCTCAACCGGGCCAAGGGCGTACTCAACATGATGATGATGAGCTTCTCCGCCATCGGGCTCATCTCCATTCTGTGGTGGTTCTACGGATTCAGCGTCGCCTTCGGGGCCGACGTGAACGGTTTCTGGGGCGACCCGGGCGCGTACCTCGGCACCAAGACCTTCCTCGCCGAGACCGACCTGTGGGGTGCCACGGCGGAGAACCCCAGCGGCATCGGGGTTCCGCTCTACGTGTTCATGGCCTTCCAGATGGTCTTCGCGGTGATCACCGTCGCGCTGATCAGCGGCGCCATCGCCGACCGGGCCAAGTTCGCCGGCTGGCTGCTGTTCGCCTTCGGTTGGGCCACGCTGGTCTACTTCCCGGTCGCCCACTGGGTGTGGGGCGGCGGCATCATCGGCGGTGACATCCACGCGCTGGACTTCGCCGGTGGCACCGCGGTGCACATCAACGCCGGTGCGGCGGCCCTGGCCGTGGCGCTGGTGCTCGGCAAGCGGCTCGGTTGGCCGCGGGAGGGCATGAAGCCGCACAACATCCCGCTGGTCGCGCTCGGTGCGGGTCTGCTGTGGTTCGGCTGGTTCGGGTTCAACGCCGGCTCGGAGCTGACCGTCGACTCGGTCGCCGGCCTCGCCTTCATCAACACCCAGCTCGCCACGGCGGCGGCCGTGCTCGGCTGGATCGCCGTCGAGTGGGTCAAGACCCGCAAGCCGACGATGGTCGGTGCGTCGTCCGGCGCCGTCGCCGGCCTGGTCGCCATCACCCCGGCCTGTGGCTTCATCGCCCCGTGGGCGTCCGTCCTGCTCGGCATCGTCGCCGGTGCCGTGTGCGCGCTGGCCGTCAGCCTCAAGTACAAGCTCGGTTACGACGACTCGCTCGACGTCGTCGGCGTGCACTTCGTCGGTGGCTGGATCGGGTCGCTCTGGCTCGGTCTGTTCGCCACCAACTCGGTCAACGCCGCGATCACCGACGTGGTGGGCGCCTCCGACGGCCTCTTCTACGGCGGCGGCGTGACCCAGCTCGGACGGCAGGCGCTCGCTGGTCTGATCGTCACCGTCTGGTCCTTCGGCATCGCCTGGGTGCTCGCCTTCGTCATCGAGAAGACGATGGGCTTCCGGGTCAAGGCCGAGGCGGAGGTCGAGGGCATCGACATCGGCGAGCACGCCGAGAGCGGCTACGACCTGTCCCCGGCCGGTGGCGGCGCGGGCGGCGCGTTCGCGATGGCCGGCATCGGCACCCCCGGTGGCGGTGCGACGAGTGGTGCCAAGCCGGAGGCGGAGCCCGCCGAGCCGGTCAGCGAAAAGGTCGCCGGTTAA
- a CDS encoding P-II family nitrogen regulator, protein MKLVTAVIKPYQLDAVKEALHALGVAGLTVSEVQGYGRQKGHTEVYRGAEYTVEFLPKIRVEVLTDEIDVDKVVDAIVGAARTGKIGDGKVWVTGVEEVVRVRTGERGLDAL, encoded by the coding sequence ATGAAGCTGGTGACCGCGGTCATCAAGCCGTACCAACTGGACGCGGTGAAGGAGGCCCTGCACGCCCTCGGGGTGGCCGGGCTGACCGTCAGCGAGGTCCAGGGGTACGGACGGCAGAAGGGGCACACCGAGGTCTACCGGGGTGCCGAGTACACGGTCGAGTTCCTGCCCAAGATCCGGGTCGAGGTGCTCACCGACGAGATCGACGTCGACAAGGTGGTGGACGCCATCGTCGGGGCGGCCCGCACGGGCAAGATCGGTGACGGCAAGGTGTGGGTCACCGGTGTCGAGGAGGTCGTCCGGGTACGTACCGGCGAGCGCGGCCTAGACGCGCTCTGA
- the ffh gene encoding signal recognition particle protein translates to MFDTLSDRLSGIFTKLRGKGRLTDADIDATAREIRLALLEADVALPVVKGFIAAVKERARSAEVSQALNPAQQIIKIVNEELINVLGGEGRRLQFAKQPPTVIMLAGLQGSGKTTLAGKLARWLKGQGHQPLLVAADLQRPNAVGQLQVLGGRAGVEVYAPEPGNGTGDPVQVARASIEHAKRAARDIVIVDTAGRLGIDAEMMQQAADIRDAVSPDEVIFVIDAMVGQDAVRTAEAFRDGVGITGVVLSKLDGDARGGAALSVREVTGQPILFASTGEKLEDFDVFHPDRMASRILGMGDVLTLIEQAEQAFDSDQKEKMTAKLMGGEQFTLDDFLDQLIAVRRMGPIANVLAMMPGMGQMKDQLAELDDSHFDRVTAIIRSMTPGERTNPKIINGSRRARIANGSGVTVMDVNQLLNRFADAQKMMKQMGGMMGLPGGGRRKATKSPKNKRKGTKGGGRPRTGAGMPGGFPGGMPQLPPGMDPNDLAGAQGLPPGFKLPKIDFNKLGKGGDKGPR, encoded by the coding sequence GTGTTTGACACCTTGAGTGACCGCCTGTCCGGGATCTTCACCAAGCTCCGCGGCAAGGGACGGCTCACCGACGCCGACATCGACGCCACCGCGCGCGAGATCCGCCTCGCGCTGCTGGAGGCGGACGTCGCGCTGCCGGTGGTCAAGGGCTTCATCGCGGCCGTGAAGGAGCGGGCCCGCAGCGCCGAGGTCTCCCAGGCGCTGAACCCGGCCCAGCAGATCATCAAGATCGTCAACGAAGAGCTGATCAACGTGCTCGGCGGCGAGGGTCGGCGACTCCAGTTCGCCAAGCAGCCGCCCACGGTGATCATGCTGGCCGGCCTCCAGGGTTCCGGTAAGACCACCCTGGCCGGCAAGCTGGCCCGTTGGCTCAAGGGCCAGGGGCACCAGCCGCTGCTGGTCGCCGCCGACCTCCAGCGCCCCAACGCCGTCGGGCAGCTCCAGGTGCTCGGTGGTCGGGCCGGTGTCGAGGTGTACGCCCCGGAGCCCGGCAACGGCACCGGTGACCCGGTGCAGGTGGCCCGCGCGTCGATCGAGCACGCGAAGCGCGCCGCCCGCGACATCGTCATCGTCGACACCGCCGGTCGACTCGGTATCGACGCCGAGATGATGCAGCAGGCCGCCGACATCCGCGACGCCGTCTCGCCGGACGAGGTCATCTTCGTCATCGACGCGATGGTCGGTCAGGACGCCGTCCGCACCGCCGAGGCGTTCCGCGACGGGGTCGGCATCACCGGTGTGGTCCTCTCCAAGCTCGACGGCGACGCCCGTGGTGGTGCCGCGCTGTCGGTGCGTGAGGTCACCGGGCAGCCGATCCTGTTCGCCTCCACCGGTGAGAAGCTGGAGGACTTCGACGTCTTCCACCCCGACCGGATGGCCAGCCGGATCCTCGGCATGGGCGACGTCCTCACTCTGATCGAGCAGGCCGAGCAGGCCTTCGACTCCGATCAGAAGGAGAAGATGACCGCCAAGCTGATGGGCGGCGAGCAGTTCACCCTGGACGACTTCCTCGACCAGCTCATCGCGGTGCGGCGGATGGGCCCGATCGCCAACGTGCTGGCCATGATGCCCGGCATGGGGCAGATGAAGGACCAGCTCGCCGAGCTGGACGACAGTCACTTCGACCGGGTCACCGCGATCATCCGGTCGATGACCCCGGGCGAGCGGACCAACCCGAAGATCATCAACGGCTCCCGCCGGGCGCGCATCGCCAACGGCTCCGGCGTCACCGTGATGGACGTCAACCAACTGCTCAACCGCTTCGCCGACGCGCAGAAGATGATGAAGCAGATGGGCGGCATGATGGGCCTGCCCGGCGGCGGTCGGCGCAAGGCGACCAAGAGCCCGAAGAACAAGCGCAAGGGCACCAAGGGCGGCGGTCGGCCGCGTACCGGCGCCGGAATGCCGGGCGGCTTCCCCGGTGGCATGCCGCAGCTCCCACCGGGGATGGACCCGAACGACCTCGCGGGCGCGCAGGGCCTGCCGCCCGGCTTCAAGCTGCCGAAGATCGACTTCAACAAGCTCGGCAAGGGCGGCGACAAGGGCCCGCGCTGA
- a CDS encoding aminoglycoside phosphotransferase family protein, whose translation MSSDNRAYAGWREPGHPSQRLGRPYVTSQEIPLHGGNVSTVVRVGDTVRRNAGPWTPSVHALLRHLEYVGFTGAPRALGMDERNREVLSYLEGECGEYPLAPHWVTDEALVTVATMLRMFHDAQYGFTPPPGAVWRSFGPPPPDTEVICHHDAAPHNVIWRPDGTLGLIDFDLASPGARIYDVAYAAWTWVPIFADRDSITLGWKHPDRPRRLRLFADAYGLIPRDRHRLIRTIRKRIVDHVEGIRRMAAAGEPAFVRIVHKGHLRRPMRDLRLLDYERHALENALR comes from the coding sequence GTGTCCAGTGACAACCGCGCGTACGCGGGCTGGCGTGAACCCGGCCACCCCTCGCAGCGCCTCGGGAGACCGTACGTGACTTCGCAGGAGATCCCGCTGCACGGCGGCAACGTGAGCACCGTCGTCCGGGTCGGTGACACGGTCCGCCGCAACGCCGGGCCGTGGACACCGTCCGTGCACGCCCTGCTGCGCCACCTGGAGTACGTGGGCTTCACCGGCGCACCGAGAGCGCTCGGCATGGACGAACGCAACCGCGAGGTGCTGTCGTACCTGGAGGGGGAGTGCGGGGAGTACCCGCTCGCCCCGCACTGGGTGACCGACGAGGCGCTGGTGACCGTCGCGACGATGCTCCGGATGTTCCACGACGCCCAGTACGGCTTCACCCCGCCGCCCGGGGCGGTCTGGCGGTCGTTCGGCCCCCCGCCACCGGACACCGAGGTCATCTGCCACCACGACGCCGCGCCGCACAACGTGATCTGGCGGCCCGACGGCACCCTCGGGCTGATCGACTTCGACCTCGCCTCGCCCGGCGCGCGGATCTACGACGTGGCGTACGCGGCCTGGACCTGGGTGCCGATCTTCGCGGACCGGGACTCGATCACGCTGGGCTGGAAGCACCCGGACCGGCCGCGGCGGCTCCGGCTCTTCGCCGACGCGTACGGGCTGATCCCCCGGGACCGGCACCGGCTGATCCGGACCATCCGCAAGCGGATCGTGGACCACGTCGAGGGCATCCGTCGGATGGCCGCCGCCGGTGAGCCGGCGTTCGTCCGGATCGTGCACAAGGGCCACCTGCGTCGACCGATGCGCGATCTGCGGCTGCTCGACTACGAGCGGCACGCGCTGGAGAACGCCCTCCGCTGA
- a CDS encoding response regulator transcription factor, translating to MIRVLVADDQDLVRLGLRALVESEDDLMLAGEAADGLRAVELARRERPDVVLMDIRMPGIDGIEATRRIVADPDLTGTRVVVLTTFELDEYVFDALRHGASGFLTKDTRPVDLLRAIRLVAEGEALLSPSVTRRVVREFATRPSWVLRPHPRLDTLTDRERQVVGLVGEGLNNEEIAARLVVSPATARTHVSRAMGKLGARDRAQLVVFAYQSGLVSG from the coding sequence GTGATCCGGGTGCTGGTCGCCGACGACCAGGACCTGGTCCGGCTCGGCCTGCGGGCGCTGGTGGAGAGCGAGGACGACCTGATGCTCGCCGGTGAGGCCGCCGACGGGCTGCGGGCGGTCGAGCTGGCCCGCCGGGAGCGGCCGGACGTCGTGCTGATGGACATCCGGATGCCCGGCATCGACGGCATCGAGGCGACCCGGCGGATCGTCGCCGATCCCGACCTGACCGGCACGCGGGTGGTGGTGCTCACCACCTTCGAGCTGGACGAGTACGTCTTCGACGCGTTGCGGCACGGCGCGAGCGGCTTCCTCACCAAGGACACCCGGCCGGTCGACCTGCTGCGCGCGATCCGGTTGGTCGCCGAGGGGGAGGCGCTGCTGTCGCCATCGGTGACCCGCCGGGTGGTGCGGGAGTTCGCCACCCGGCCGTCCTGGGTGCTTCGCCCGCACCCCCGGCTGGACACGCTCACCGACCGGGAACGCCAGGTCGTCGGCCTCGTCGGGGAGGGCCTGAACAACGAGGAGATCGCCGCCCGGCTGGTGGTCAGCCCGGCGACCGCGCGGACCCACGTCAGCCGGGCGATGGGCAAGCTGGGAGCCCGGGACCGGGCCCAGCTCGTCGTCTTCGCGTACCAATCGGGGTTGGTCTCGGGGTGA
- a CDS encoding [protein-PII] uridylyltransferase, with the protein MTSLIRKNASGHAADGDANLLVNEVVGVRAGIGEAARLSRAAAYEAFLRGLLPARDGVALLAVGGLGRRQCAPYGDLDLVLLHAGVPGTDELAASVWYPIWDAGLRLDHSVRTVSEALSVAQDDVKVALGLLDARLVVGDQALADSLIRTAADHWRRTAVRHLPGLREITEARWQAHGELAFLLEGDLKEAAGGLRDVGLLRAISAAGITDALRPAVRAAHLRLLDTRDALHQQVGRRVDRLVAQERDGVARLLGLRHLQPGASDAARRPGAVVEDGDALLRRVAGDARTVSHALDDAFRAADRLRSGRSRNGGGRPVRRPVARDVVEHDGELVLARTAIGARPDPSLSLRVAAAAATTRLPIARATCEWLAAYCPPLPAPWPADARAALTTLLGAGPGLVPAWETCDRYGLVDNWLPEWTRLRSLPQHNPVHRYTLDRHLVQTAYEASRHSREVERPDLLLLGALLHDIGKGLTGDHSTVGVPLAQEAATRIGLPPAEVDLIGTLVRLHLLLPDVATRRDLTDPVTIASVAEAVGDTGTLDLLHALVRADAAATGPAAWSDWKGRLVAELVARVRTALDTGVLPEPPTPDPALLAGPLPVVHLTGDRVSVAAADRRGLLATVAGCLALHRMEVISADASVVDGRALVECRVQPRYGLPPDPVPLRADLRRAVGGDVSVTQRLRGRALAARGDGAAPRVVWHREAATDAVLLELRAADAAGLLYRVTCALDEAGALVRAARISTLGADVVDAFYLVGGWPDDDTRARLEAAVLAAV; encoded by the coding sequence ATGACCTCGTTGATCAGGAAGAACGCGTCAGGGCACGCCGCCGATGGTGACGCGAACCTCCTGGTCAACGAGGTCGTCGGCGTCCGCGCCGGGATCGGGGAGGCGGCTCGGCTCTCCCGGGCGGCGGCGTACGAGGCGTTCCTGCGGGGGTTGCTGCCCGCCCGGGACGGGGTGGCGCTGCTCGCCGTCGGCGGGTTGGGGCGGCGGCAGTGCGCCCCGTACGGCGACCTCGACCTCGTCCTGCTGCACGCCGGGGTGCCCGGCACCGACGAGTTGGCCGCCTCGGTCTGGTACCCGATCTGGGACGCGGGCCTGCGGCTCGACCACTCGGTACGCACCGTCTCCGAGGCGCTGTCCGTCGCCCAGGACGACGTCAAGGTCGCCCTCGGGCTGCTCGACGCCCGCCTCGTGGTGGGGGACCAGGCGCTGGCCGACTCGCTGATCCGTACCGCCGCCGACCACTGGCGGCGCACCGCCGTCCGGCACCTGCCCGGCCTGCGCGAGATCACCGAGGCCCGCTGGCAGGCGCACGGCGAGCTGGCCTTCCTGTTGGAGGGCGACCTCAAGGAGGCCGCCGGCGGTCTACGCGACGTGGGGCTGCTGCGGGCGATCTCCGCCGCCGGCATCACCGACGCGCTGCGCCCCGCCGTGCGCGCGGCGCACCTGCGCCTGCTGGACACCCGCGACGCATTGCACCAGCAGGTCGGCCGCCGGGTCGACCGGCTGGTCGCGCAGGAACGCGACGGGGTGGCCCGACTGCTCGGCCTGCGACACCTCCAGCCCGGCGCGTCCGACGCCGCGCGGCGGCCGGGAGCCGTCGTCGAGGACGGTGACGCCCTCCTGCGCCGGGTCGCCGGCGATGCCCGCACGGTCAGCCACGCGTTGGACGACGCGTTCCGCGCCGCCGACCGGTTGCGCTCCGGCCGGTCCCGCAACGGTGGCGGGCGCCCCGTGCGCCGCCCGGTGGCCCGCGACGTGGTCGAGCACGACGGTGAGCTGGTGCTCGCCCGCACGGCGATCGGGGCCCGCCCCGACCCGAGTCTCTCCCTACGGGTGGCCGCCGCGGCGGCCACCACCCGGCTGCCGATCGCCCGGGCCACCTGTGAGTGGCTGGCGGCGTACTGCCCACCGCTGCCCGCGCCCTGGCCGGCCGATGCCCGGGCCGCGTTGACGACCCTCCTCGGCGCGGGTCCCGGCCTGGTGCCCGCCTGGGAGACCTGCGACCGGTACGGACTCGTCGACAACTGGCTGCCCGAGTGGACCCGGTTGCGCAGCCTGCCGCAGCACAACCCCGTGCACCGCTACACCCTCGACCGGCACCTCGTGCAGACCGCGTACGAGGCCAGCCGGCACTCCCGTGAGGTGGAGCGCCCCGACCTGCTGCTCCTCGGCGCGCTCCTGCACGACATCGGCAAGGGGCTCACCGGTGACCACAGCACCGTCGGTGTGCCACTGGCCCAGGAGGCGGCGACCCGGATCGGCCTGCCCCCCGCCGAGGTCGACCTGATCGGCACGCTGGTCCGGTTGCACCTGCTGCTGCCCGACGTGGCCACCCGCCGGGACCTGACCGACCCGGTCACCATCGCCTCGGTGGCCGAGGCGGTGGGAGACACCGGCACCCTCGACCTGCTGCACGCGCTGGTCCGCGCCGACGCGGCGGCGACCGGGCCGGCGGCCTGGTCGGACTGGAAGGGTCGACTCGTCGCCGAGTTGGTCGCCCGGGTCCGTACCGCACTGGACACCGGCGTACTCCCCGAACCACCCACCCCGGACCCGGCGCTGCTGGCCGGGCCGCTACCGGTCGTCCACCTGACCGGTGACCGGGTGTCGGTCGCCGCGGCCGACCGGAGGGGCCTGCTCGCCACGGTGGCCGGCTGCCTGGCCCTGCACCGGATGGAGGTGATCTCCGCCGACGCCTCGGTGGTCGACGGTCGGGCCCTGGTCGAGTGCCGGGTGCAACCCCGTTACGGCCTCCCGCCGGACCCGGTCCCGCTCCGCGCCGACCTGCGCCGGGCCGTCGGCGGCGACGTGTCGGTGACGCAGCGGCTGCGCGGCCGTGCGCTCGCCGCCCGGGGCGACGGGGCTGCTCCACGGGTCGTCTGGCACCGGGAGGCGGCCACCGACGCGGTGCTGCTGGAGTTGCGTGCCGCCGACGCCGCCGGGCTGCTCTACCGGGTGACCTGTGCGCTCGACGAGGCGGGTGCCCTGGTCCGCGCAGCCCGCATCTCCACTCTCGGCGCCGACGTGGTCGACGCCTTCTACCTGGTCGGCGGCTGGCCGGACGACGACACCCGGGCCCGTCTGGAGGCCGCGGTCCTCGCCGCTGTCTGA
- a CDS encoding amidohydrolase family protein, whose product MALHVRGVLLPDDEVRDIWLVGDRVTFIPVPDAETVVDGGYVLPGLVDAHCHIGIARGGAPITSLDQARELARLDRDAGVLAIRDAGSPYPYPELDDEPDLPRLARAGRHVAPPKRYLRDIGVEVDATEVAATVAAQAKAGNGWVKLVGDWIDRGVGDLAPAWDADTLTAAVRAAHDAGVRAAVHTFSESAVEIMVRAGVDSVEHGTGLSLDLIDEMARQGTALVPTMINIATFGGIAEQARGKFPGYAEHMLALRDGFPEVVRAAHEAGVPIYVGTDAGGGIDHGLAAEEMMLLHERAGMAPIDVLAAASWGAREWLGFPGLVEGGLADLTVYPEDPRRDLRVVRAPSRTILRGRVIR is encoded by the coding sequence ATGGCCCTACATGTGCGCGGCGTACTGCTCCCCGACGACGAGGTCCGGGACATCTGGCTGGTCGGCGACCGGGTGACCTTCATCCCGGTGCCCGACGCGGAGACGGTTGTCGACGGCGGCTACGTGCTGCCGGGGTTGGTCGACGCGCACTGCCACATCGGTATCGCCCGCGGTGGCGCCCCGATCACCTCACTCGACCAGGCGCGCGAGCTGGCCCGCCTCGACCGGGACGCCGGGGTGCTGGCCATCCGCGACGCCGGCTCGCCGTACCCGTACCCCGAACTCGACGACGAACCGGACCTGCCGCGACTGGCCCGCGCCGGCCGGCACGTCGCCCCGCCGAAGCGCTACCTGCGCGACATCGGCGTGGAGGTCGACGCGACCGAGGTCGCCGCGACGGTGGCCGCCCAGGCGAAGGCCGGCAACGGTTGGGTCAAGCTGGTCGGCGACTGGATCGACCGTGGTGTGGGTGACCTGGCCCCGGCCTGGGACGCGGACACCCTCACCGCCGCCGTGCGAGCGGCCCACGACGCCGGGGTACGCGCCGCGGTGCACACCTTCTCCGAATCCGCCGTCGAAATCATGGTGCGGGCCGGGGTGGACTCGGTGGAGCACGGCACCGGGCTCAGCCTCGACCTGATCGACGAGATGGCCCGGCAGGGCACCGCGCTCGTCCCCACGATGATCAATATCGCGACTTTCGGAGGCATCGCCGAGCAGGCGCGGGGCAAGTTCCCCGGGTACGCCGAACACATGCTGGCGCTGCGCGACGGTTTCCCCGAGGTGGTGCGCGCGGCGCACGAGGCGGGCGTACCGATCTACGTCGGCACCGACGCCGGCGGCGGCATCGACCACGGGCTGGCCGCCGAGGAGATGATGCTGCTGCACGAGCGCGCGGGCATGGCACCGATCGACGTGCTCGCCGCCGCCTCCTGGGGCGCCCGGGAATGGCTCGGCTTCCCCGGCCTGGTCGAGGGCGGCCTCGCCGACCTGACCGTCTACCCCGAGGACCCCCGCCGCGACCTACGCGTCGTCCGCGCCCCGTCCCGCACGATCCTCCGCGGCCGAGTCATCCGCTGA
- a CDS encoding sensor histidine kinase, producing MRPGGRWGWPDVAPALVLLAFGLLATGLAGDNQPGSSPVDAACRVLIAVAALALLLRRRAPVPVLAVVTVATSTYLVLGYPYGPILLAFLLAVYTVAVRLPVRPAALAAGGAFVLLVAHVFVARGPAPGWAGVLPASAWVVVPFAVGVVARVSRESAARTRAEEARARAEQARRQADEERLRIAQEVHDVVGHGLAAISMQAEIALHLLPKRPEQAETALTAISRTSREALDELRVTLGAVRQGAERGPVPGLARLPALRDRLAGAGLAVRTRVVGDPRELPAAVDLTAYRVAQEALTNVLRHAGVTSAEVTVDYRADEVTVEVTDEGAGTAPADDGSGHGLAGMRERVEALGGRLATGPRPGGGFRVYARLPVESTT from the coding sequence ATGCGACCAGGTGGGCGGTGGGGATGGCCGGATGTGGCGCCGGCCCTGGTGCTGCTCGCGTTCGGGCTGCTCGCCACCGGGCTGGCCGGAGACAACCAGCCGGGGTCCAGTCCGGTGGACGCCGCCTGCCGGGTGCTGATCGCGGTCGCCGCGCTCGCCCTGCTGCTCCGGCGACGCGCCCCGGTGCCCGTCCTGGCCGTGGTCACCGTGGCCACCTCGACGTACCTGGTGCTCGGCTACCCGTACGGGCCGATCCTGCTCGCGTTCCTGCTCGCGGTGTACACCGTGGCGGTGCGACTGCCGGTGCGCCCGGCGGCGCTCGCCGCCGGGGGCGCCTTCGTCCTGTTGGTGGCGCACGTCTTCGTCGCCCGAGGGCCGGCGCCGGGCTGGGCGGGAGTGCTGCCCGCGTCGGCCTGGGTGGTCGTACCGTTCGCGGTGGGTGTGGTGGCGCGGGTCAGTCGGGAGTCGGCCGCGCGTACCCGCGCCGAGGAGGCCCGCGCCCGTGCCGAACAGGCTCGCCGGCAGGCCGACGAGGAGCGGCTGCGCATCGCGCAGGAGGTGCATGACGTGGTGGGGCACGGGCTGGCCGCGATCAGCATGCAGGCGGAGATCGCCCTGCACCTGCTGCCGAAGCGGCCGGAGCAGGCGGAGACCGCGTTGACCGCGATCAGCCGGACCAGCCGGGAGGCGCTCGACGAGCTCCGGGTCACCCTCGGGGCGGTACGGCAGGGCGCCGAGCGCGGGCCGGTGCCCGGTCTGGCCCGGCTCCCGGCGCTGCGTGACCGGCTGGCCGGTGCCGGGCTCGCCGTGCGGACGCGGGTGGTCGGCGACCCTCGGGAGTTGCCCGCCGCGGTGGACCTGACCGCGTACCGGGTGGCGCAGGAGGCGTTGACGAACGTGCTGCGGCACGCGGGGGTGACCAGCGCCGAGGTGACCGTGGACTACCGCGCCGACGAGGTGACGGTGGAGGTGACCGACGAGGGCGCCGGGACGGCTCCGGCCGACGACGGGAGCGGGCACGGTCTGGCCGGGATGCGGGAGCGGGTCGAGGCGCTGGGCGGGCGGTTGGCCACCGGGCCGCGCCCCGGTGGCGGTTTCCGGGTGTACGCCCGGCTGCCCGTGGAGTCGACCACGTGA